The sequence GGAGGGAGAAGGCCAGCCTTTGAAAGCCCAGTAGCCGTAGTATTCGGGATCGGATTGGAAGGTCTCGTTGACCACTTCCGTTGCGCCGAAACCGAAGACATGCGGAACCTGATGTTTGGCGGTGACTTCCATTACAGAGACAGCTACAGAACTGTGCCAGTTGAGCACGCCAGCCTGAATGCCATCTTGAACAACGGCCTGTTCGTAAGCCTGCGCGGCCTTAGCCGGGTCAGATTGTGAGTCGATCCATACGGGTTCAATCTTGTACGGGCCGATCTGCCATTCAATAGCATCAAAAGCCATCGTTGCAGATTGTTTGAATTCGTCACCCGTGCGGGCGCTGGGGCCACTGAAGGGGCCAAGGATGCCGAGCTTAAAGACATCAGTAGCTTCTTCTGCTTCTTCTGCGGGGGCTTCCGCTTCCATTACTTCTTCTGCGGGGGCTTCTGCCGCGGGTTGGCACGCGCTCACTACCAAAGCAAAGGTGAGCAGCAATGCCATTAAAATGAATAGACTCGATCGCTTAAAATTCATTCGGTACTCCTCCTGTCAGAGTATATGGATAGATTGAATTGAAAATGAGCTTTTGGTGAAGTTGTATTGAAAATCACCTCCTTTTCAACATGTAAGTGATTCGGGAATCGTGATTGGAAATTATGAAGTTAATCGTTGCTGGTCATGTCACGATGATAACAAAAAACAACCATCGCTATGATTTCAATTCAACGATGGTTGTTGTATGCAATGTAACTTTCCATAGAAAGAACCTTAAATGGATTGCTCTGGCTCAAATTGCCAGCAGCTTGATGAAGATAACAAAAAGCAGTGCTTATGGGGAGTGATGAGTGGCAAAACAGGGACACCGGTATTTTGCATGTTGATTTCTCAGCAGATAAAATTGCTTTGGCAACCGATAGTATTGTCTGGAATTGCAGTTATAGAAAAAGCCAAAATTAACAATATGTGATTTATATATCGCTAATATATCAGAAGATTGATAGCTTGTCAAATTAATTCATAAATAGTCGGATGGATAAGATGTGCCTATGGATGAGTTTTTATAAAATTCTCGTGACTACTCAGCCTTGAACAGAAAGTGTCCGAAAAAAAGGTGTGTGGGGTGCGCACCCCACACACCTTTTTTCGGAATTCTATCTGCAAAGGCGTAAGCCTGAGCAGCTACTATCATACTTATTTTTCCCACATGCTGGATTCGTCCAGTAATTTTTTATCTTCCGGGCCAAGTTTGATATGGATACTCCCCAGATTATCTTCTAATTGTGTGAGATTACGCGGTCCGATGATGGGGCTGGTGATCACAGGGTCGGCAAGTAGCCAAGCCAGGGCAATCTGTGAGATTGACGCGTTGTGTCGTTTGGCTGTGTTTTCAGCTACTTCAAGCGTATTCCAGCCACGCGGCGTAAAGTAGCGTCGCTTGGCGCTATCGGCGCGCACGCTTTCGGGAATGGGTTGGTCGGGGCGGTATTTGCCAGTAAAGAACCCACCGCCCAAGGGGCTATAGGGGATGACCCCGATGTCAAAGGTTTCGCACACCTGGGCGAGTTCGCGCTCAAATTCTGCCCGGTGGCCGAGATTGTAATGCGGTTGCAGCGAGTCATAGCGTGATGTTTTGAGCGTATCTGCAACCCACAGCGATTGCATCAGCCGCCAGGCTGGATAATTGGACGCGCCCGCATAGCGCACTTTGCCTTGACGGATGAGATCATCCAGTGCCAGCAGAGTTTCTTCAATGGGGGTTTCTTCGTCGTACCAATGCGTTTGGTACAGGTCGATATAATCGCAATTCAGGCGGCGCAGCGAATCTTCAACCGCGTTCAGGATATGATAACGGGAAAGTCCCTGATCGTTGGGGCCGTCGCCCATCGGGCCGCGCACTTTTGTGGCAATTACCACTTGATCGCGCGGAATGTTAAACTTCTTCATCCAGCGGCCAATGATTTCTTCGGCCACGCCGCCGGGGTTGCCATCTACCCAGCGCGAGTAAATGTCGGCTGTGTCGATAAAATTGACGCCAGCCGCATAAGCGGCATTTAGAATTTCATACGCCAGTGCCTCATCGGCAGTCCAGCCAAATTGCATCGTCCCCAGACAGAGTTCAGATACTTTCAGGCCTGTGCGGCCAAGTTTGCGATATTCCATTGGGATTATTCCTCCATATTTGATATTTCGTGTTTTTAATTTGAGAGATCTCGCATCACGGGGCGGCTGCGAACCCACAACCACAATGTTTGCACACCCATCCCCAAAGTGAAGGCGATCAACCCCACGTACAGGCCGGTCATCTCGCCCCAGGCAATGCCCAAACCTAATAATACACCAATTGTCACCAGAAAAATCAGTACAGCTTCCGGGATGGCGCGGGTCTTTTTGCTATTGAGAA comes from Chloroflexota bacterium and encodes:
- a CDS encoding aldo/keto reductase translates to MEYRKLGRTGLKVSELCLGTMQFGWTADEALAYEILNAAYAAGVNFIDTADIYSRWVDGNPGGVAEEIIGRWMKKFNIPRDQVVIATKVRGPMGDGPNDQGLSRYHILNAVEDSLRRLNCDYIDLYQTHWYDEETPIEETLLALDDLIRQGKVRYAGASNYPAWRLMQSLWVADTLKTSRYDSLQPHYNLGHRAEFERELAQVCETFDIGVIPYSPLGGGFFTGKYRPDQPIPESVRADSAKRRYFTPRGWNTLEVAENTAKRHNASISQIALAWLLADPVITSPIIGPRNLTQLEDNLGSIHIKLGPEDKKLLDESSMWEK